A segment of the Brienomyrus brachyistius isolate T26 chromosome 13, BBRACH_0.4, whole genome shotgun sequence genome:
CCCTAACCTGCACACTTCCAAGGTATCGTTTCTTATACATTATCGCTACAAGTATTCAGGCAGATTTTGGCTCCACCATCTCCTTAAATCTGTCTGCATGTTTGGAAATTTTCGGCTATACTATGGCTGTTTTCGGCGGTCACTAATGTAAAACAGAAGACTAGAGTCCCAGCACAAGTATTTGGCAGAGGTGAAAGACTGAGTGTGAAGTGGATTTGTAGATTTGAGCAAGTTCAACAGTTTGAGTAGCCTATGAAATATAAGCGGTAGATCATCGCCCAAATAGTTGTCTTTATGAAATCTTCGTTTTTAACACTTTTCTTGAATGGGCGAATATAAACACTTGTGTTAACCCAGAACTTGCTCAAGAGATGTACCACTGCTTTTTCAGCTGAGTACGTCTGAACTACGTGGAGACTTTCCCATCCTTTTTATATGTAAAAGTAATGAACAGTAATACCGATACTAACCTGACACGTTTACTGGAACAGCCGTTTTCTATTTTAAGAAGATCTGTGGAAATGAAAACACGACCATCAGGGAGTTGCTGAAATTGCCGACTGTCgggcattttaaaaatgttacacTATTTATTTGGGCAGCAAATGCCATAAGATCGGTAATCGTTGCGAATCAAGTCGTACATTTACAAAGAATGTTAAGTAAATGTAGGAAAGTGATCTTGAGGAGGAGACGGTGAGTGTAGATATATGCATTAcagacaaaaaaaactgaactctGACCCACTGATGTTTCCCAGGCTAAAATCAGGCCTGTCTGTGGACATCTGACGGAAGACTTCCCTTTAAGGGGGGACAAGCACCGCCCCTAACGCCACAGACATGTCTGTTAACGTCATCCAACAAAGGCAAACCAAAAAAAGTGAATTTGAGGTGAAAAGGATTTTTAACGCTGGACACACAACCGTTCTGTAACATTTCTGTCTCCAGGGATTCTTTGAGTTATGCTAGAGCAATAAATATGAGCCGGACTTGAAAGGTCAGTATGAAGCAATCCTCACTGGACAAATCTGTTTGGATAAAGGTGTCCGTTTAGCATCGGGAGGTTTGGAAGTGCTGTGAGTATCAAAGCAGGAGCCAGACTGACCTTTGAATGATGAGGAGGTTCCACCTGAAGGGGGACGTGCTGTGCACTGTggtcctgctgctgctgctctgtCTGGTGCTGTATTCCTGGAACGGCTTCCAGAACGTGTGGAACCCTTGGCCTCTAACAAAGAGGCTCACCAGCTCCCCAGCTCCCCTGACAGCCACACATGAGAAACGGACATCGATACGAGGTCCCAGCAGGCTCACTGATCGGGCCACATGCCAAACCCAGTCCCGGGCACCAGCTGCAGTCCAGCCCAGGGTAAGCACAAGGAAGAAGGAGCCCCCTACTGGTTTACCTGCAGTCACACACCCACCTTTCGACTTCCAGCAGTACCTGCGGAACAAAGACTGTCGGCAATTCAGGCTTCTGATTGACCAGCCGGGGAAGTGCTCGGGGGGCCTGGAGGGGGCGCCCTTTCTGCTCATCGCTGTCAAGTCAGTAGCGACCGACTTCGATAAGCGCCAGGTGGTGAGGCGTACCTGGGGCCAAGAGCGCACCTTTCCGGGTGGGCTGCAGGTGCGGACCATCTTCCTACTCGGCCTGCTGCAGAACCGGACCCACCTCCCGATGTGGGACCGGCTGTTGGCTTATGAGAGCCAGTCGTTCGGGGACATCCTGCTTTGGGATTTCGAGGACACCTTCTTCAACCTTACCCTGAAGGAGACGCACTTCCTCCAGTGGGTGGACCGCCGCTGCCCAGGCGTCCGGTTCATCTTCAAAGGCGATGCTGATGTCTACGTCAACGTGGAGAACATCCTGGACCTGCTGCAGGGGCAGGAGTCCGGCAAGGACCTCTTCATTGGCGACATCATCGTCCACGCCCGGCCAATCCGCAGGAAAGCCAGCAAGTACTTCATCCCCGAGCTCATGTACGGCCTGGGCATCTATCCATCATATGCTGGGGGCGGCGGCTTTGTCATGTCGGGTTTCACAGCGCGTCGGCTCCACCTGGcctgccagcaggtggagctgtTTCCCATCGACGACGTTTTCCTGGGCATGTGCTTACGGCGGCTCGGCCTCCAGCCCGTCCGGCATGACGGCTTCCGGACTTTCGGCATCGTGCGGCCATCGGCGGCCCCCCACCTGCAGATCTTTGATCCCTGCTTCTATAGAGAGCTGATGGTGGTCCACAGCTTGACTGTTCCTCAGATCTGGCTTATGTGGAAGCTCCTGCACGACCCCCAGCTGCTCTGCCACACACGGCCATCGCAGCCCACAAGGCCCTTCAGGTGGAGAGGGAATTTGGGCGGTGGACCCCAGGTGAAGGGCACCCCCTCGGACCAAGACTACTAATTACTGGCATTCGTGAGACACTGAAGACGTCAGTCCACCACAGACCAACCCAAATAGCATACAGCATGTCATTATCCTTCAGCTTGGCAGTTACAAATCAGCACAGTGCAAAGTCTGAGACTAGCTGTGTAACAAGGACTACCTTAAAATAAGTGTTTATAAAGCTGTACCACTGGCAATACGAAAGGGTTGTGGCCCCCTCCAGCATGCAGTGCAGGCTGAACAGACGTCCAAGTTGACGCCACGCCGTTACACTTTAAAATCGCGCGACACTGTAAACAATAAATCACGAGTGACGACAGTCTGCAGCTGCACGCCATCTTtgtcaaaatgtatttttataatcTTGTGGTCACTTTTTAAAGATGGTTATTCCACGAGGGGGTAAAAAGGGAAAGCCGCCATTTTGAAACATGCATTTCTAAGACCTGACAGAGGTAGATGCAATTCACAGTTCATGTGTCTTATACATTTATTACGGCACTGAATGTAACAAGATTATCAGCAAAAACAAATGAGGGTTCTTAAGAACCGCGGATATAGCGTTTAGAGCAGAAGAGATGGCTCTTTCAGATCAGGTACTTCAACGCTCCTGCAACACAGTAAGAGTGCGGACTTCATTTCGGCTCATGTGAAACTGACCCAGCGGTATTTATTGCTCTCAGACATGCTCTCCGCAAGGCCAGATGCGACGGCCGCTCTCGACGGCTGGCGGCATACGGACAGCCAGTCGTCTTCTACGGCGGCGCttctcaagcccccccccccccccgagacggtccatgtttttactccctCTCAACCCTTGGGGaattgggagcaaaaacatggaccgttggactggtttgagaaacactgttctacacaaataaaacataaaaacacaacAATCCATAAATTTAATTCACCATTTTAATCAAGGCTAGCCCCATTtccagaaatgggttaaaatgtACTTAATCCACAAAATAATTGCTTGCAAGGGCGAGTACATACAATAGAGAGAGAATATATACGTTTACATAAACTTCGCTCTGGGTTAGACAGACAGCACTGCCTTCTCCCAGTTACAATCTTAGGGGCAAACCTGTATCCTGAAGCAAAAGAGAGCAAAAATCCAGGGGACAGGAAACCTACCCAACAGAAGAGAGGCCTGCTTTCATTTCGCTCCCCAGTTGTCTTGTAAGCCAATCACCTGAAGGCTGTTGATGAGAACCTACGCCGTCATTTGGCTACACAGAGACTGTCACTGCGATGACCACGTGACAGTTCCACAGTGATGCTGCTGGAAGATTCCAGAAGCTGTGGTCACACAGGGCCAGCCTATGAGAACTATCCTCTTAATTATTTACACACGCTAGAAAAGCAGCgatccccagacacagacagcatAACGTTTTGGTGTACAGATGTAAGTCGCTATAAACCAGAATCATTCCTGAATCTAGAACAC
Coding sequences within it:
- the b3gnt9 gene encoding UDP-GlcNAc:betaGal beta-1,3-N-acetylglucosaminyltransferase 9 — translated: MMRRFHLKGDVLCTVVLLLLLCLVLYSWNGFQNVWNPWPLTKRLTSSPAPLTATHEKRTSIRGPSRLTDRATCQTQSRAPAAVQPRVSTRKKEPPTGLPAVTHPPFDFQQYLRNKDCRQFRLLIDQPGKCSGGLEGAPFLLIAVKSVATDFDKRQVVRRTWGQERTFPGGLQVRTIFLLGLLQNRTHLPMWDRLLAYESQSFGDILLWDFEDTFFNLTLKETHFLQWVDRRCPGVRFIFKGDADVYVNVENILDLLQGQESGKDLFIGDIIVHARPIRRKASKYFIPELMYGLGIYPSYAGGGGFVMSGFTARRLHLACQQVELFPIDDVFLGMCLRRLGLQPVRHDGFRTFGIVRPSAAPHLQIFDPCFYRELMVVHSLTVPQIWLMWKLLHDPQLLCHTRPSQPTRPFRWRGNLGGGPQVKGTPSDQDY